A genomic segment from Alistipes senegalensis JC50 encodes:
- a CDS encoding ABC transporter permease produces MKPIRTVFRIWYDELTDLFRDKGILIFILFVPLAYPLLYSWVYTNEVVREVPAAVVDDSRTPQSRAFIRMVDATPDVAVAAHCTTVAEAEELLRRREVFGIIRIPESFTKDIRRGDQTFVGVYSDMSSMLYYKALLLAATKVSLEMNADIKVGRHLPGTTDRQDEIQHTPIEYDYVALYNPQSGFAAFLIPPVLMLILQQTLLLGVGMSAGRMRERFRGSLVPFHRDYKNPVCIVLGKAAAYFGIYIVMALYAFTIVTHGFSLPQLGDLATLTAFVVPFLLACIFLAMVLSSLVWRREDCILLFVCLSVPLLFISGVSWPWPSVPAFWKGVACLFPSTFGMNGYVRIQSTGATLSDVAFELRGLWIQAGVYFLLACLIYRRQIRLIADRHYRA; encoded by the coding sequence ATGAAACCGATCCGCACTGTTTTCCGCATCTGGTACGACGAGCTGACCGACCTGTTCAGGGACAAGGGCATCCTGATCTTCATCCTCTTCGTGCCGCTGGCCTATCCGCTCCTCTACTCGTGGGTCTATACCAACGAGGTCGTGCGCGAGGTGCCGGCCGCGGTCGTCGATGACAGCCGCACGCCGCAGAGCCGTGCGTTCATCCGCATGGTGGACGCCACCCCCGACGTTGCCGTCGCGGCGCACTGCACGACGGTCGCCGAGGCCGAAGAGCTGCTGCGCCGCCGCGAGGTCTTCGGCATCATCCGCATTCCCGAGAGCTTCACGAAGGACATCCGGCGCGGCGACCAGACCTTCGTCGGCGTATACAGCGACATGAGCAGTATGCTCTACTACAAAGCCCTGCTGCTGGCTGCGACCAAAGTGTCGCTGGAGATGAACGCCGACATTAAGGTCGGGCGCCACCTGCCGGGCACGACCGACCGGCAGGACGAGATACAGCACACGCCCATCGAGTACGATTACGTCGCGTTGTACAATCCGCAGAGCGGCTTTGCGGCGTTTCTCATACCGCCCGTGCTGATGCTGATTCTCCAGCAGACGCTGCTGTTGGGCGTCGGCATGTCGGCCGGCCGCATGCGCGAACGCTTCCGCGGGTCGCTCGTGCCGTTCCACCGCGACTACAAGAATCCCGTCTGCATCGTATTGGGAAAGGCGGCGGCCTATTTCGGCATCTACATCGTGATGGCCCTCTACGCCTTCACGATCGTCACGCACGGATTCTCGCTGCCGCAGCTGGGCGACCTGGCCACGCTCACGGCCTTCGTCGTGCCGTTCCTGCTCGCGTGCATCTTCCTGGCGATGGTGCTGTCGTCGCTCGTCTGGCGGCGCGAGGACTGCATCCTGCTGTTCGTATGCCTCTCCGTGCCGCTGCTCTTCATCTCGGGCGTGTCGTGGCCGTGGCCCTCCGTTCCCGCCTTCTGGAAAGGGGTGGCCTGCCTCTTCCCCTCGACTTTCGGCATGAACGGCTATGTCCGCATCCAATCGACGGGTGCGACGCTTTCGGACGTTGCCTTCGAACTGCGCGGCCTCTGGATTCAGGCAGGCGTCTATTTCCTCCTCGCCTGCCTGATCTACCGCAGGCAGATCCGTTTGATCGCGGACCGGCATTACCGTGCATAA